One part of the Oceanihabitans sp. IOP_32 genome encodes these proteins:
- a CDS encoding Hsp20/alpha crystallin family protein: MSLVKFRRRPFGTLIPSDIFETSNLLRNELWNTQLNEPALNIKETDKAFEVELAAPGFSKKDFEVTIDEGCLNISAENTHSEEEKEENYMRKEFSYNSFEKSLQLPDSVKEEDIKAKYQDGILRFNLTKKEPSKQQKPKKIEIA, from the coding sequence ATGTCACTAGTAAAATTTAGAAGAAGACCTTTTGGAACTCTTATCCCATCAGATATTTTTGAGACCAGTAATCTTCTTAGAAACGAGCTTTGGAATACGCAATTAAATGAACCAGCTCTAAACATTAAAGAGACTGATAAAGCTTTTGAAGTGGAATTGGCAGCACCTGGGTTCTCTAAAAAAGATTTTGAAGTTACCATTGATGAAGGTTGCTTAAATATTTCTGCAGAGAACACGCATTCTGAAGAGGAGAAAGAAGAAAATTACATGCGAAAAGAATTCAGTTACAATTCTTTTGAAAAAAGTTTACAGCTTCCAGACTCTGTAAAAGAAGAAGACATTAAAGCGAAGTATCAAGATGGTATATTGCGTTTTAACCTCACTAAAAAAGAACCGTCTAAACAGCAAAAACCAAAAAAAATTGAAATTGCTTAG
- a CDS encoding cation-translocating P-type ATPase, translating into MLEPFSSSIKSIVKSLNSNINNGLTESEVKQRIKKYGKNEIAVKRSKSTWKIFIDQCNDPIIFILAVAAVLTFLFNDDLPETIAIVTVILITITIGFIMELQGIRSLEALREMGFTESRVLRDGKIKTVKSTLLVPGDIVLIEAGDVVSADARLISVENLAVKEASLTGESDTVYKEVLPLSEQTILSDRKNMVFKGTAIEQGSAKAIIVYTGQNTQLGKIQQMGSTVEEQHTPLEKKLNILSKRLIYITLFFAILIIFTGYLRGLDMLLIIETAVALAVAAIPEGLPVIATIALARGMMKLSKRQVIIKKMEAVEALGATNIICTDKTGTLTEDKMQVHTLALEGETLSEIHNKDHTYFQQIENSKAFNAMLTTGVLCNNVILNAEERRGDSIELALIQFAEKLHFNPKLIKDKNSEVLEIPFNTTSKLMATVNTTENGFTVYVKGAFESVINYCDTLIKDGTTQAFKNKKQWHDRVNNMASQGLRVLAFAYKNHDVIPNKEKVLSQLTFIGVIGFLDPAREDVKKTIKVYKEAGIKVVMMTGDHPGTAKKIAEEIGLLSQTSDSRSIIHGKDLEFETEANHTIETKLLDASVFARVTPEQKLKLVSLYQANNNIVGMFGDGINDIPALRKADIGIAMGVRGTQAAREVADVILKNDKFTTMELAIKQGRAIFDHIRQFVVYLLSCNLAEVVSVGLAALLALPAPLLPLQILFLNLITDIFPALALGMGKGEANIMKRPPRAANEPILSAKRWKSTIVFGLCITTAVLGITAYAHFVLQLSAKIINNMAFYTLVLAQLLNVFNMAENKVSFFNNEIIKNPWVWSAIMLSLFITVGAYYIPPVAKALFLTSLSLEQIGWIVVFALGSLVLSQLFKRLGYTF; encoded by the coding sequence ATGTTAGAGCCTTTTTCTAGTTCCATAAAATCTATTGTAAAGTCCTTAAACAGTAACATTAATAATGGTTTAACCGAAAGTGAGGTAAAGCAACGCATAAAAAAATATGGTAAAAATGAAATAGCTGTTAAACGATCTAAATCTACCTGGAAAATTTTTATCGACCAATGTAACGATCCAATCATATTTATTCTCGCTGTAGCAGCCGTTCTTACCTTCCTTTTTAATGATGATCTGCCAGAGACCATTGCCATAGTTACCGTTATACTCATTACTATAACGATTGGTTTTATCATGGAATTACAGGGTATTCGTTCTCTTGAAGCCCTTCGTGAAATGGGTTTTACTGAGAGCAGGGTTTTGCGCGATGGAAAAATTAAAACCGTAAAATCTACACTATTAGTACCTGGAGATATTGTTTTAATAGAGGCAGGAGATGTTGTTTCTGCAGATGCTAGACTCATTTCAGTCGAAAATTTAGCCGTTAAAGAAGCATCTTTAACAGGAGAAAGTGACACCGTATATAAGGAGGTGCTTCCACTGTCTGAACAGACCATATTATCCGATAGAAAAAATATGGTATTCAAGGGAACCGCTATAGAGCAAGGTTCTGCTAAAGCAATAATTGTTTACACAGGACAAAATACTCAACTTGGTAAAATTCAGCAAATGGGAAGTACTGTTGAAGAACAACACACACCCTTAGAAAAAAAACTGAACATATTAAGCAAACGTCTTATTTACATTACATTATTTTTTGCAATCCTCATTATTTTTACGGGCTATTTAAGAGGATTAGACATGCTCTTGATTATAGAAACAGCAGTCGCATTAGCGGTAGCTGCAATACCAGAAGGGCTTCCTGTTATTGCAACTATTGCTTTGGCAAGAGGTATGATGAAACTCTCTAAGCGACAAGTTATTATTAAAAAAATGGAGGCTGTTGAAGCCTTGGGAGCTACAAATATTATCTGTACAGATAAAACAGGCACGCTTACCGAAGATAAAATGCAAGTACACACACTAGCTCTTGAAGGAGAAACTTTAAGCGAGATTCATAATAAAGACCATACTTACTTTCAGCAGATAGAAAATTCGAAAGCTTTTAATGCTATGCTAACCACTGGTGTTTTGTGCAACAATGTTATTCTAAATGCTGAAGAAAGGCGAGGCGATAGTATTGAATTAGCGCTCATTCAATTTGCTGAAAAATTACACTTTAATCCAAAATTAATAAAAGATAAGAATTCTGAAGTATTAGAGATACCTTTTAATACGACTAGTAAACTAATGGCAACAGTAAATACCACAGAAAATGGTTTTACAGTTTACGTAAAAGGTGCTTTTGAAAGTGTGATAAATTATTGCGATACTCTTATTAAAGATGGAACAACTCAGGCGTTTAAAAACAAAAAACAATGGCATGATCGTGTTAATAATATGGCTTCTCAAGGCTTAAGAGTTTTGGCTTTTGCTTATAAAAATCATGATGTCATACCAAATAAAGAGAAAGTGTTATCGCAGCTAACCTTTATTGGCGTTATTGGGTTTCTAGATCCAGCTAGAGAAGATGTAAAAAAGACCATAAAGGTGTATAAAGAAGCAGGCATAAAAGTGGTAATGATGACTGGGGATCATCCCGGAACGGCAAAAAAAATTGCTGAAGAAATAGGTTTATTATCTCAAACTTCAGATTCAAGAAGTATTATACACGGAAAAGACTTAGAATTTGAAACCGAGGCAAACCATACCATAGAAACAAAATTATTAGACGCTTCCGTTTTTGCAAGAGTGACACCAGAGCAAAAATTAAAACTCGTTTCTCTCTATCAAGCCAATAATAATATTGTAGGGATGTTTGGCGATGGTATTAACGATATTCCTGCACTACGAAAAGCAGATATTGGCATTGCAATGGGTGTTAGGGGCACACAAGCCGCAAGAGAGGTAGCAGATGTTATTCTTAAAAACGACAAATTCACCACTATGGAATTGGCCATAAAGCAGGGGCGAGCTATTTTTGATCATATAAGGCAATTTGTGGTGTATTTACTTTCTTGCAATCTGGCAGAAGTCGTGTCGGTGGGTTTAGCCGCATTACTGGCTTTGCCTGCTCCACTTTTACCCTTACAAATTTTATTTCTAAACTTAATTACCGATATCTTCCCAGCTTTGGCATTGGGCATGGGAAAAGGCGAAGCCAATATAATGAAACGTCCACCTCGAGCAGCAAACGAACCTATTTTGTCTGCAAAACGATGGAAATCTACTATTGTCTTTGGGCTTTGTATTACTACTGCGGTTTTAGGAATTACCGCCTATGCGCACTTCGTACTGCAGTTATCGGCTAAAATTATAAATAACATGGCCTTCTATACCTTGGTTTTAGCACAACTGTTAAACGTATTTAATATGGCAGAAAATAAGGTGTCGTTTTTTAATAATGAGATTATAAAAAACCCTTGGGTTTGGTCGGCTATTATGCTATCCTTATTTATTACAGTTGGAGCCTATTATATTCCACCTGTTGCAAAGGCTCTTTTTTTAACCAGTTTATCACTAGAACAAATAGGCTGGATTGTTGTTTTTGCTTTAGGATCGTTAGTTTTATCTCAGCTATTTAAGCGTTTAGGCTATACGTTTTAA